The following is a genomic window from Variovorax paradoxus.
AAGGTAAGCCACGCCTGGCGTAGGCAGCGGGCCCAGCAGCACCACGTCGACGCCTGCGGAGTTGAAGCCCGATTCCAGCGCGGATTCGAGCATGTAGCCCGAAATGCGCGTGTCCTTGCCGATCAGCACCGTGGGGCGCGACTCGCTCTTTTTGAGCACGCGGCCCACCGCATGCGCAAGGCGCAGAACGAAATCGGGTGTGATGGGAGACTGGCCGACCGTGCCGCGGATGCCGTCGGTGCCAAAGTATTTACGGGTCATGAGGTTTGTCGTTTTTGTTGATTGATTGAAGCCGGTGCGCCCGCCTGCGGCTCTTGGGCTTTCATGGCTTGCCAGACCGCGAGCGCCGCCACTGTGTCGCGCACGTCGTGCACCCGCACGATGGCCGCGCCGCGGTCCACCGCCAGCATTGCCGCCGTGACGCTGGGCACTAGGCGTTCGGCAGCGGCCGGAATGCCGCTGACGGTGCCGATTGACGACTTGCGAGACCAGCCCAGCAGCAGCGGATAACCGGCTTCGAGCAACTCGCGCTGCCGTGCCAGCAACGCAAAATTTTGCGCCACCGTCTTGCCGAAACCGATTCCCGGGTCCAGGGTGATTCGCGAGGGGTTGATCTGGAGCAAACGCAGTTGGGCCACCTGCTGCGCCCAGAACGCCAGCACTTCCGGCACCACGTCGCCCTGCATGGGCGCGACTTGCATGGTTTGCGGATCCCGATGCATGTGCATCAGGCAAATGCCGCACGAAGGATGCGCGGCCACGGCTTCGCGCGCGCCCGGTTGCCGCAACGCCCAGACGTCGTTGATGATGTCGGCGCCAAGCTCGAGCACAGCGCGCATGACTTCCGGCTTGTAGGTGTCTATGGACAGCGGCACGTTCAGCTTGACGGCCTCGCGGACCACCGGCAGCACGCGCGCCAGTTCGGCATCGAGCGGCACGGCCGGGCTACCGGGCCGGGTCGATTCGCCGCCGATGTCGAGAATGTCGGCGCCTTCCTTCAGCAACCGCTCGCAATGCTGCAGGGCCGCGGCGGTGGAGGCATGCGCCCCGCCGTCGGAAAAAGAATCGGGAGTGACGTTGACGATGCCCATCACGCGCGGCCGCGCGAGATCGATCGCGAAACGTGCGGTCTGCCAGATCAACGGGGCCATCGCCATGCGGCACCTTCACTATCGAAAACGGGGCCAATGGCCCCGTTGTTGTGTGACACCGGATGATGCACTTCAGGCAGCAGTCGGTGCCGGATCCGGTTTCACTGCCGGCGTACCGCCGCTGCCGCCGCTGCCCGAAGGCGGGATGCGGGGCGTCCAGTCCTTGGGGGGGCGCGGTGCGCGGCCGGCCATGATGTCGTCGAGCTGTTCGCTGTCGATGGTTTCCCACTCGAGCAGCGCCTTGGCCATGGCGTGCATCTTGTCGCTGTTGTCCTCGATGAGGCGGCGGGCCAGGGCGTACTGCTCGTCGATGATGCGGCGGACTTCCTCGTCCACCTTTTGCATCGTCTGCTCGCTCATGGTGGTCGTCTTGGTGACGGAACGGCCCAGGAAGACTTCGCCTTCGTTTTCCGCATAGACCATCGGGCCCAGTGCATCGGTCATGCCGTAGCGGGTGACCATGTCACGTGCCAGCTGGGTTGCCTTGTTGAAGTCGTCCGAGGCGCCGGTGGTGCGCTGGTTCATGAAGACTTCTTCGGCAATCCGGCCGCCGAACAACATCGAGATCTTGTTGAGCGCCCATTCCTTGTCGTAGCCGTAGCGGTCTTTCTCGGGCAGCGTGAAGGTCACGCCCAATGCGCGGCCGCGCGGAACAATGGTTACCTTGTGAACGGGGTCGGATTTGGGCAGGAGCTTGCCGATGAGGGCGTGGCCGGCTTCGTGGTAGGCAGTGTTTCGCAACTCTTCGGGGTCCATGACCGCCGAGCGGCGCTCCGGGCCCATGAAGATCTTGTCCTTGGCTTTTTCGAAGTCCTGCATCTCGACCACGCGCGCATTGCGGCGCGCAGCCATGAGGGCGGCTTCGTTGCAAAGGTTGGCCAGGTCGGCGCCGGACATGCCGGGCGTTCCACGGGCGATGACGTTCGGATTGACGTCCTGGCCGAGCGGCACCTTGCGCATGTGAACGGCGAGGATCTGCTCGCGCCCCTTGACGTCGGGCAGCGTGACATACACCTGGCGGTCGAAACGGCCCGGGCGCAGCAGCGCGGCGTCGAGAATGTCGGGGCGGTTGGTTGCAGCCACCACGATCACGCCGAGATTGGTTTCGAAACCATCCATCTCGACCAGCATCTGGTTCAGGGTTTGTTCGCGCTCGTCGTTGCCGCCGCCCAGGCCGGCACCACGCTGGCGGCCCACCGCATCGATTTCGTCGATGAAGATGATGCAAGGGGCGTTCTTCTTGGCGTTTTCGAACATGTCGCGCACGCGGGCCGCGCCCACGCCGACGAACATTTCAACGAAGTCGGAGCCCGAGATCGAGAAGAACGGAACCTTGGCTTCCCCAGCGATCGACTTGGCGAGCAAGGTCTTGCCGGTACCCGGAGGGCCAACCAGCAGCAGGCCGCGCGGAATGCGGCCGCCGAGCTTCTGGAAGCGCTGCGGGTCTTTCAGGAAGTCGACCACCTCACGGACTTCTTCCTTGGCCTCGTCGCAGCCTGCGACGTCGGCGAAGGTGACCGTGTTGTTGTTCTCGTCCATCATGCGGGCCTTGCTCTTGCCGAAGCTGAATGCTCCGCCTTTGCCGCCGCCCTGCATCTGGCGCATGAAGTAGATCCAGACGCCGATCAGGAGCAGCATGGGGCCCCAGCTCACCAGGAGCGTCATGAGGAGCGAGCCCTCTTCACGCGGCTTGACGTCGAACTTGACGTTGTGATCGATCAGGTCGCCGACCAGGCCCCGGTCGAGCACCGTGGCGGTCGTGCGGATCTTGCGATCGTCGTTGGTGACGGCGATGATTTCCCCGCCGCCCGCGCCTTCGGGGATGACGGCGCTCTTGATCTGATTGTTTCGGACCTGATCAAGGAACTCCGAATAACTTACTGTTCCCGAGCCAACGCCGCCGCGGGTGTCAAACTGCTTGAACACAGTGAACAACACCATGGCAATGACGAGCCATACGGCAACTTTGGAAAACCACTGATTGTTCAAACGAAGCTCCAGTCGAAAGCGCGTGACAAGATTATGAAAAGAACGCGCTGTGGATACGCAATTGCGCCCCATTTTAGGCTTTTCAAGCTACGAAAAGCGGGCATTTCCCTAATGCGGCCATAGCCTCGGAAGGGTTTGCACCCCTTCGACACCCCTTGGCAGCTTATTCAGGGGCGGGCACGTCAAGGTATCAAAGCGTTTCCTGGGCCTTCAGCCCCATTCCCACCAAGAAGGTTTCGGACGACTTGTCGCGCGAAGCCTTCGGTTTGAAGGGCTTGACGGTGCGAAAGTTCGCCTTGAACAGCTTCACGAGTTCGTCGTAGCCGCTGCCGTGGAAAAGCTTGGCGACCAATGCCCCTTCAGGTTTCAGGTGATGCTGTGCAAAGTCGATGGCCAGCTCGATCAGGTGCGCCACACGAGCTGCGTCGGCCGAGTGGATGCCCGAAAGGTTGGGGGCCATGTCGGAAACCACCAGGTCTGCCTTCCGGCCCGCCAGCACGCCCAGCACCTGCTCCAGCAGTTCTGGCTCACGAAAATCGCCCTGCAGGAAGGTCACGCCCTCGATAGGCTCCATTGGCAGGATGTCCAGAGCGATGATGGTGCCGTTCAACCCCCCTGCAGCCGCGCCATCGGGCGACATGCGCCGCCGAAGGTACTGGCTCCAGGCGCCGGGTGTGGAACCCAGGTCGACCACGAGCTGGCCCGGCTTGACCAGGCCCAGCGACTCGTCGATTTCCTTGAGCTTGTAGGCGGCACGTGCGCGATACCCCTCCCGCGTGGCCAGCTTCACGTACGGATCGTTGATGTGGTCGTGTAGCCACGCCTTGTTGACTTTTTTGCTCTTTGCCTTGGTGCTCATGGGTGGCCTCTCGTGCTTCGCGCTGCGGTATTCGCCCTGGAAGCGGCCTGGCGGGTCGAGAGGTTGCTTTCTACCCTCGATAATACGGGGATGCCCGCCATTCAACTTACCCCTGCCGAGCGCAAGGTGCACCGCGCCGACGCTCACCACCTGGATCCGATCGTCATGGTCGGTGGAGACGGGCTGACCCCTGCCGTTAAAAAAGAAGCCGACGCGGCGCTCAAGGCCCACGGCCTGATCAAGATCCGCGTCTTCTCAGACGACCGCCTGGCGCGCGACGCCATGCTGCAGGAACTGGCCGACGAACTCGGCGCTGCGCCTATCCAGCACATCGGCAAGCTGCTGGTGCTGTGGCGCCCCAAGCCCGAGAAGGAGCGCGTGGTCGACGAAGACCGCATGCCCGGCCCGCGCGACATCAAGGTGCTCAAGTACAGCAAGCGCGGCGGCCAGCGCCCCGAGATCAAGACGTTGCGGGTGCTGGGCAACCAGCGCCTCACCCCTGGCGGCACCATCAAGCGCGCCAAGGCCAAAAGGCCGCTCTCGGCCAAGAAACGCAACCAGGCAGACTGAACTTGGCGCCAGCGCAAGGCGCCCAGCGCCATATCCTCTGCATGAAGTGGGGCACGAAATACGGCCCCGAATACGTCAACCGCCTCTACGCGATGGTGCGCCGCAATCTGAGCGGCGACTTCAAGTTCGTGTGCCTGACGGACGACGGCACCGGCATTCGTCCCGAAGTGACCTGCCTGCCGATTCCTCCGCTCAACCTGCAGCTGGCGCCCGGCCAGCGCGACGGCGCGTGGAAAAAGCTCACCACCTTCGAAAAAGACCTGCACGGCCTGCGCGGCACCGCCCTCTTCCTCGATGTCGACGTGGTGATCGTCGGCAGCCTCGATGCATTCTTCGAGCACCCGGGCGAGTTCCTGATCATTCATGACTACGCACGTCCCTGGCGTCGCCAGCGGATCACCGGCAATTCGTCGGTCTACCGCTTTGAACTGGGTGCCCATGCCGACGTGCTGGCGTACTTTCGCGACAACATGGACAAGGTACAGGCCGAGTACCGCAACGAACAGACCTACCTGTCCGCCATGATGCACAAGCAGGGCAAGCTGGGCTATTGGCCGACCGCCTGGTGCCCGAGCTTCAAGTACCACGGCATTCCCGCCTGGCCGGCCAACTACTGGGAAGAGCCCTTCGTGCCCGAAGGCGCGCGCATCATGGTGTTCCACGGCGAATGCAATCCGCCCGACGCGCTGGCGGGCCGGCGCAACCGCGCTTTCCGCTACATCCGGCGGGCGAACTGGGTCGCGAAGTTCTGGAAAGAATGAGCTGAGCGGACAAGGGCGCCGAGCGGCAGCGCCCCCGCCGCCGGTCCTCAGCTTGCCGCGGGCGCTTTGGCAGCGCCCATGCGCCACAGCAGCGCACCGGCGCACAGCCACTGAACCAGGTACATGCCGCTTCCCACGGCATGCCAGAGTTTCAGGTTGTCGCGCGCAAGAATCCGGGGCGCCACGGCATATTGCTGGAGCAGCGCCAGCAGCAAAGCACCCAGTATCAGGAAGATGGCGGTCATCGACGCGTTGTCGATGCGGTCGTCCATCTTCGTCCTGAAGTGAACCAGCAGCAGCAGGCCGCAGCCAATGGCGATCCAGCTCTGCGCTTCGAACAGCTGACCTGCAAAATTGCCCGCCACGGCGGGGTTGCCGAGCCGCGCGAAAAGCATCGGCACGACCAGAAAGCCGATCGTCGTGAGGCTGCCCCACCAGAAGGCGGCGAGCAACAGCGCGAGGCGGTCTTTCATCGGGCGTGAATCAGGTGGTCAGATATAGCGAACCGCCACGATCTCGTAGCGCTTGAGGCCGCCCGGGGCCTGCACCTCGGCGACGTCGCCTTCTTCCTTGCCGATGAGCGCACGCGCAATCGGGCTGGAGATATTGATGAGTCCGAGCTTCAGGTCGGCTTCGTCTTCACCGACGATCTGGTACTTGACCGCTTCGCCGGTTTCTTCTTCCTCGAGTTCCACCGTGGAGCCGAACACCACCTTGCCGCCGGCATCGAGTTCGGCCGGATCGATGATCTGCGCCGCCGACAGCTTGCCTTCGACTTCCTGGATACGGCCTTCGATGAAGCCCTGGCGGTCCTTGGCGACTTCGTACTCGGCGTTTTCGCTCAGGTCGCCCTGCGCGCGGGCCTCGGAAATTGCGTTGATGACCCAGGGGCGGTCCACGGTCTTGAGCTGATGCAGCTCGGCGCGCAGCTTTTCGGCACCGCGCTTGGTAATTGGGATGGTGGCCATGTTTGGTTCTCCATAAAGCGAAACCGCCGAACGCTGCCGTTCGGCGGTCGATTGGGGGAAGGGATCAGACGAGTGTGCGTCCGGTCAGCCGGCTCAGGATGGCGAGCGGGCTCGAATCGGGATTGTATTGCTTAGCTGCGGGCAGATGAAGGGTCTGCTCGAGCATGTACTGGCCCGCCATGACGGCATGCGAGGTCTGGTCGGAAAAGCACACCCACACCGAGCCCGGCGGAAATTCGGCCTTCTCCTGCGGCGAATTTTCCTGGTAGGCCATGTCCGACTTCATGCCGTCGTGCAGTTGCAGCATCAGGTGGTCGTATTCGCTGCGGAAAGACTTGGTCACGTGCAACGCCTGCAGCAGCTTGGCCTGCCAGCGCACATAGGGCTTGGCGCGCGGCAAAAAACGCTTGGCGATGTCCTCGAAAGGTTCGCCCACGCGCCACACGCGCGGCGCGCCTTCGGGGTTCACGTTGGTGAACACCCGAAGAATGCGCTCGCCATAGTTGGGCCGCGAAGGAAACGCATCCACATGCAGGCGGCGGTCGTCGGCGCGCCACGACTGCACGCGCGTCTCGACCTGCGCCGGGCGGTAGCTGGTTGGCGCGAGCCGCAGGGCCTGCGTGTAGTGCGGCAGCAGGCCGTGGATGAGCTGCTGTGCCTGCGCGCGGAACCGCCCCACCATTGCCGCTGCCTTGCGCTGCACCTCCTCGTCGCCGGCGGCGCCCTTGAGCTTGCCGCTGGCGTCGAGGCTGATGTTGCGCACGTCCGGCGACAGCAGGCTCGGCGTGAGCAGGCTACGCTCTTCGGCCAGCAGCTCGAAGCCCAGGCGCGGAAAGTACAGCACCTTGCCCGCTTCCAGTTCGGCGATCCACGCCTCGTTGGGCGTGGCCGCATTCCAGTCTGCGAGGCCGAGTTCGACGAGCTGCGTTTCCATGGCCACGCTCAGGCGGCTGCCAGCTGCGCGTGCATCTCCTGCACCGAGATCACGCCCAGCTCGTCCATGAAGCCCATGCCTTCGACCGCGGCTTCGGCACCAAAGATGGTGGTGAAGGTGGTCACGCGCGCGAGCAGCGCCGAGGTGCGGATCTGGCGCGAGTCGTTGATCGCGTTGCGGCGCTCTTCCACCGTGTTGATGACCAGGGCGATCTCGTTGTTCTTGATCATGTCCACGATGTGCGGGCGGCCTTCGGTCACCTTGTTCACCGTTGCGCATTCGATGCCCGCCGCGCTGATGGCGGCGGCCGTGCCCTTGGTGGCGATGATCTCGAAGCCCAGCTTGACCAGGCCGCGCGCCACTTCCACCGCGCGCGCCTTGTCGTTGTTCTTCACCGAGATGAAGACCTTGCCCGACTTCGGCAGGTGCGTGCCCGCGCCCAGTTGCGACTTGACGAATGCTTCGCCGAAGGTCTTGCCCACGCCCATGACTTCACCGGTCGACTTCATCTCGGGGCCGAGGATCGTGTCCACGCCCGGGAACTTGACGAACGGGAACACGGCCTCCTTCACGCTGAAGTAAGGCGGCGTCACTTCCTTGGTCACACCCTGCGATTTGAGCGACTGGCCGGCCATGCAGCGTGCCGCCACCTTGGCGAGCTGGATGCCCGTGGCCTTGCTCACGTAAGGCACGGTGCGCGAAGCGCGCGGGTTCACTTCGAGCACGTAGATGACGTCCTTGCCGTCCTTCTGCTGGATGGCGAACTGCACGTTCATCAGGCCCACCACGTTGAGTGCGGCGGCCATGGCGGCGCTCTGGCGCTTCAGCTCTGCAATGGTTTCGGCGCTCAGGCTGTAGGGCGGCAGCGAGCAGGCGGAGTCGCCCGAGTGCACGCCGGCTTGCTCGATGTGCTCCATCACGCCGCCGATCAGGGTCTGGCCCTCGGCATCGCGCAGGCAGTCGACGTCGCACTCGACGGCATCGTTCAGGAAGCGGTCGAGCAGCACCGGCGAGTCGTTGCTCACCTTGACCGCTTCGCGCATGTAGCGCTCGAGGTCGCGCTGCTCGTGCACGATTTCCATCGCGCGGCCGCCGAGCACATAGCTCGGGCGCACCACCAGCGGATACCCAAGGGCCGCGGCCTTCTCGAGCGCCTCGGGTTCGGTGCGCGCGGTGGCGTTCGGCGGTTGCAGCAGCTTGAGCTCATGCAGCAGCTTCTGGAAGCGCTCGCGGTCTTCGGCCGCATCGATCATGTCGGGCGAGGTGCCGATGATTGGCACCCCGTTTGCCTCGAGGTCGAGCGCGAGCTTGAGCGGCGTCTGGCCGCCGTATTGCACGATCACGCCGAGCGGCTTTTCCTTGTCGACGATCTCGAGCACGTCTTCGAGCGTGAGCGGCTCGAAGTACAGGCGGTCGCTCGTGTCATAGTCGGTCGACACGGTCTCCGGGTTGCAGTTGACCATGATGGTCTCGTAGCCGTCTTCGCGCATGGCGAGCGCGGCATGCACGCAGCAGTAGTCGAACTCGATGCCCTGGCCGATGCGGTTGGGACCGCCGCCGAGCACCATGATCTTCTTCTTGTCCGTAGGGTCGGCTTCGCACTCGTCTTCATAGGTCGAGTACATGTAGGCCGTGTTGGTCGCGAACTCGGCCGCGCAGGTGTCCACGCGCTTGTAGACCGGGCGCACGCCCAGGGCGCGGCGCTTCTCGCGGATGGCCGTGTCGGTGGTCTTGAGCTGCTTGGCCAGGCGGCGGTCGGAAAAGCCCTTTTTCTTGAGCGCGAGCAGCGTGTCCTTGTCGATGTCGTCGAGCGACTTGGTTTCGAGCTCGAGTTCGATCTTCACGATCTCTTCGATCTGCACCAGGAACCACGGGTCGATCTTGGTCAGGGCAAACACCTCATCGACGCTCAGGCCCATGGCGAAGGCATCGCCCACGTACCAGATGCGCTCGGGACCGGGCTCGCCCAGTTCCTTTTCGAGCACTTCGCGGTCTTGCGTCTTCTCGTTGAGACCGTCCACGCCCACTTCGAGGCCGCGCAGTGCCTTCTGGAACGATTCCTGGAAGGTGCGGCCCATGGCCATCACTTCGCCCACGGACTTCATCTGCGTCGTGAGGCGCGAATCGGCCTGCGGGAATTTTTCGAACGCGAAACGCGGGATCTTCGTGACCACGTAGTCGATCGACGGTTCGAACGACGCGGGCGTGGCGCCGCCCGTGATTTCGTTGCGCAGCTCGTCCAGCGTGTAGCCCACGGCCAGCTTGGCTGCAACCTTGGCAATTGGGAAACCGGTGGCCTTGGAGGCCAGCGCCGACGAACGCGACACGCGCGGGTTCATCTCGATGACGACCATGCGGCCGTCCTTCGGGTTGATGGAGAACTGCACGTTCGAGCCGCCGGTGTCCACGCCGATCTCGCGCAGCACGGCCAGCGAGGCGTTGCGCAGGATCTGGTATTCCTTGTCGGAGAGCGTCTGCGCGGGCGCCACGGTGATCGAGTCGCCGGTGTGCACGCCCATCGGGTCGAGGTTTTCAATCGAGCAGACGATGATGCAGTTGTCGGCCTTGTCGCGCACGACTTCCATCTCGTACTCTTTCCAGCCGAGCAGCGACTCTTCGATCAGCAGCTCGTTCGTCGGCGAGGCTTCGATGCCGCGCTTGCAGATGGTCTCGAACTCTTCCGGGTTGTAGGCAATGCCTCCGCCGGTGCCGCCGAGCGTGAAGCTGGGGCGGATCACGGTCGGAAAGCCGACCGACTTCTGCACCGCCCACGCTTCGTCCATCGAGTGGGCGATGCCGGAGCGCGCCGAACCGAGGCCGATCTTGGTCATCGCGTCCTTGAACTTCAGGCGGTCTTCGGCCTTGTCGATGGCTTCGGGCGTGGCGCCGATGAGCTCGACCGGCTTGTTGGTGGCTGCACCGGTGTACTTGTCGAGCACGCCGTTGCGCCAGAGGTCAAGCGCGCAGTTGAGCGCGGTCTGTCCGCCCATGGTCGGCAGGATGGCGTCGGGGCGCTCCTTGGCGATGATCTTCTCGACCGTTTGCCAGGTGATCGGCTCGATGTAGGTCACGTCGGCCGTGGCCGGGTCGGTCATGATCGTCGCGGGGTTGCTGTTGATCAGGATGACCTTGTAGCCCTCTTCGCGCAGAGCCTTGCAAGCCTGCACGCCGGAGTAGTCGAACTCGCAGGCCTGGCCGATGATGATCGGGCCGGCGCCGATGATGAGAATGGATTTGAGGTCTGAGCGCTTGGGCATCTTATTTATCCTTGGTGAAACCGATGCCGCGGCCGCTGTAGGCGCCCGGCTTCGGCTCATCCATCAGTTGATGGATCGCGTTGAATACATCGCGAAAGTTCTGGTCGTATCGCTGTTCCAGCGCGTTCAGCTTGCGCTTGAGATCGGCGTGCTCCGACAGCATGCTGCGCAGCTTGACAAAGGTACGCATGATCTCGATGTTGACGGCCACGGCGCGTTCGCTGCGCAGCACGCTCGACAACATGGCCACGCCCTGTTCGGTGAATGCCACGCTGCGGTAGCGTGCGCCGCCGGAACCCGGCTTCTCGGGTTTTGAGATCACAAGTTGTGATCTCAAATTCTCGAGGTCCTGGTTCTCCAGGGTAAAGGCAAAGTCCGCGGGAAAGCGATCGAGGTTGCGGCGCATGGCCTGCAACAACACCCGGGCCTCGACGCCATAGAGCGCGGCAAGGTCCTGCGCCAGCATGACCTTCAGGCCGCGCAGCACATAGATCTTGCCCTCGGCATCGCGCAAGGCGGCGATGACCGAGACGTCGAGCACCGCGGGTGCATCAGCCACGTGCCTGCTCCATGAGCGCGGTGAAGCGGTCGAACAGGTAGCCGATGTCGTGCGGGCCGGGCGAAGCTTCCGGGTGGCCCTGGAAGCAGAACGCCGGCTTGTCGGTGCGCGCAAGGCCCTGCAGCGTGTTGTCGAACAGGCTGATGTGGGTGGCGCGCAGGTTGGCCGGCAGCGACTTCTCATCGACCGCGAAGCCATGGTTCTGGCTCGTGATGCTCACGCGGCCGTTGTCCAGGTCTTTCACCGGATGGTTCGCGCCGTGGTGGCCAAACTTCATCTTGAAGGTCTTCGCACCCGAGGCCAGCGCCATGATCTGGTGCCCCAGGCAGATGCCGAAGGTGGGAATGCCGGTTTCGATGAGTTCCCTCACCGCGCTGATCGCGTAGTCGCAGGGTTCCGGGTCGCCCGGGCCGTTGGCCAGGAAGATGCCGTCGGGTTTGAGCTTGAGCACGTCGGCAGCGGGCGTTTGGGCCGGCACCACGGTAATGCGTGCGCCGCGCTGCGCGATCATGCGCAGGATGTTCTTCTTGACGCCGTAGTCGAACGCCACCACGTGGAACTTGGGCGTGATCTGCACACCGTAGCCGGGCTTGCCGTTCGAGTTCACGAGCTTCCACTCGGTTTCGGTCCACTCGTAGGTCTGCTTCACCGAAACGACCTTGGCCAGGTCGAGCCCGGCCATGTTGGGCGCGCCCTTGGCGGCGGCAATGGCCTTGTCGATCAGCGCCTGCGTCACGGCTTCGCCCGTGGCCAGGCCCAGGATGCAGCCGTTCTGCGCGCCATGGGTGCGCAGGTGGCGAGTGAGCTTGCGGGTGTCGATGTTCGCAATGGCCACCGTCTTGCCGGCCACGAGGTATTCGTTCAGCGTCGCGGTCTTGCGGAAATTGGATGCGACGAGCGGCAGGTCTTTGATGATCAGGCCAGCGGCATGGATCTTGTCGGCTTCGATGTCTTCCCCGTTGACGCCGTAATTGCCGATGTGCGGATACGTGAGCGTCACGATCTGCTGGCAATAACTCGGGTCGGTGAGGATTTCCTGGTAACCGGTCATGGAGGTGTTGAACACCACTTCACCGGTCGTGGAGCCGGCGGCTCCGATCGAATTGCCTTGAAAGACCGTGCCGTCTGCGAGCGCCAGGATGGCGGGCGGGAAACTTCCCTTGAGAGACAAAAGCACTGGGTTCTCCGGATGGTTACGGTCGCCCGGAGCCCCAGGCGCGTTGCCTGCGGACTGCTGCTTAAGGGGAAGATGGCGTTGTAGGCGGCCGGGCGACGCTATTGCGAGTAAGCCCCCGATTGTAGCCCGGCGGCGTCACCCTCCTGACTTGAAAGGCCGGAAAACATGCGGCGCCGACGTCTTTATGGCGTCCGGGAATCAGGAATTCGCCCGCGCAAGGCCGGCCGCGCCGCTCGCGTGCAGGCAGATGGCCGCCGCGGCGGCCACGTTCAGCGATTCCTCGCCGCCGGGCTGCGCAATGCGGATATGGTGCGTTGCGCGGGCCTCCAGCGCCGCTGAAACGCCCTGCCCCTCGTGCCCCATGAGCCAGGCGCAAGGATGCGGCAGCCTGGCTTTGTGCAGCCATTCGCCCCGGTGCGAACTGGTGGCCACCAGCGGCACCTTCAGTTGGTCGAGCGCATCGGCCTCCACGCCCTCGATCAACCGCAGGCCGAAATGGGCGCCCATGCCTGCCCGCAGCACCTTGGGCGCCCACAACGCGGCGGTGCCCTTGAGCGCGATCACCTGCTTGAACCCGAAGGCCGCCGCGCTGCGCAGTATGGAGCCGGCATTTCCGGCATCCTGAAGGCGATCGAGCACCACGCTGGGCGCGTCGGGCAGCAGCGCCGGCCGGTCGGGCAAGTCGAGCACGAAACCCATGGGCGCGGGCGACTCCAGTCCGCTGGCGCCGCGCAAGAGATCATCGCCGACCACTACTGTTTTGATAGCAATATTCGTCCATTCGGCAGGACACTGCGGCCAGAACGATTCTGAAAATACAGCCAGGGCGGGCTTGATACCCCTGGCGAGGGCGGCGCGGCAGAGGTGGTCGCCCTCCAGCCACACGCGGCCGAGCTTGCGGTAGGCGCCGGGGTCCTGTGCCAGCTTGCGCAGGTCCTTGAGCAGCGGGTTGTCGCGCGAGCTGATGTGGCTCGCGCCGGCGGGAGTGGTCATGCGGCAGGCGTCTCAGGGCGCGGCACGCAAATCGAGACGTGCAATCTCGACCGTGGCGGAGTCCATCGAGATCGCCATGGACGCGTCGTCGGGTACGGCAGCTCCGCCGGCCGTGCGCGCCAACGCGGCAGCCACCGGGCTGAACGACCGGCGATGGTGGACGCAGGCGCCATGGCGCAGCAGCGCCTCCAGATGCTCCGGCGTGCCGTAGCCCTTGTGGCCGGCAAAGCCGTAGTGGGGAAATTCGACGTGCAGTTGCTCGCACAGCCGGTCGCGGTGGACCTTCGCAAGGATGGACGCAGCGGAAATCGCCTTGACTCGCGCATCGCCCTTCACGATGGCCTCGGCCAGCACGTCAAGGGTCGGAAGGCGATTGCCGTCGACCAGCACCTTTGCGGGCTTCAGGCGCAGCCCCTCCACTGCGCGGCGCAT
Proteins encoded in this region:
- a CDS encoding TrmH family RNA methyltransferase; protein product: MTTPAGASHISSRDNPLLKDLRKLAQDPGAYRKLGRVWLEGDHLCRAALARGIKPALAVFSESFWPQCPAEWTNIAIKTVVVGDDLLRGASGLESPAPMGFVLDLPDRPALLPDAPSVVLDRLQDAGNAGSILRSAAAFGFKQVIALKGTAALWAPKVLRAGMGAHFGLRLIEGVEADALDQLKVPLVATSSHRGEWLHKARLPHPCAWLMGHEGQGVSAALEARATHHIRIAQPGGEESLNVAAAAAICLHASGAAGLARANS
- the rnhB gene encoding ribonuclease HII → MRSRKFLKAEQAALVWDAPGLVAGVDEAGRGPLAGPVVAAAVILDDQRPIRGLADSKTLTALQRERLHDQILAKALCCSVAQASVEEIDTHNILQATMLAMRRAVEGLRLKPAKVLVDGNRLPTLDVLAEAIVKGDARVKAISAASILAKVHRDRLCEQLHVEFPHYGFAGHKGYGTPEHLEALLRHGACVHHRRSFSPVAAALARTAGGAAVPDDASMAISMDSATVEIARLDLRAAP